The Pyxidicoccus sp. MSG2 DNA segment TGCTGCTCGGCACGTGGGAGCTGCTGACGCGGGTGGGCGTCTGGTCGCCCCACCTCTTCCCGGGGCCGCTGACGGTGGCGGAGAGCCTGGTCGCCATGGTCGCCGACGGCCGCATGGCCCAGGCCACGCTGCGCTCGCTGGGACGGCTGGGCCGCGCGTACTTCATGTCGGTGGCCATCGGCATCCCCCTGGGCCTGCTGATGGCGCGCCTGGCCTTCTTCCGCAACGCGGTGAAGCCCGTCGTCAGCGGCCTGCAGGCGCTGCCCTCCATCTGCTGGCTGCCGCTGGCGCTCCTGTGGTTCGGGCTGACGGACGCCGCCATCCTCTTCGTCGTCGTCATGGGCAGCGTGCTGTCCATCGCCATCGCCACCGAGGACAGCGTCAACGGGGTGGACCCGCAGCTGCTCCGCGTGGCCAGCACCCTGGGCGTCAAGGGCATGCGCTTCCAGTTCGGCGTCGTGCTGCCCGCGGCCCTGCCCGGCATCGTCACCGGCCTCAAGCTGGGGTGGAGCTTCGCCTGGCGCGCGCTGCTGGCCGGCGAGCTGCTCTTCGTCTCCGGAGGCCTGGGGCAGTTGCTCACCGTGGGACGCGAGCTGATGGACGTGGCCCAGGTCATGGCCGTCATGGTGGCCATCATCCTGATTGGGATGACGGTGGACCGTGTCCTGTTCCAGACGGTGGAGGGCAGGCTGCGCCGCCGCTGGGGCCTGGTGGACGCACTGTGACGCACTGGACGTAAAGCGCCCGACGCTTCGTCCTCGCGTACGTTGAAATCCCGCCCGCCCGTACCTTTCCTGGCGACGTATGCGCTCGACCCGCTCTCTGCTTCTCTTCGCGCTCGCCGGACTGGCGGTGCTCGGCGCCGGCTGCAAGCGCGACTCCGCCGCTGGCAATGCCAACGCCCCGCTGCGGCTGGGCTTCTTCCCCAACATCACCCACGCCCAGGCGCTGGTGGGCAATGCCGAGGACACCTTCAGCTCGCAGCCCGGTGTGGGACGGCTGGAGGTGAAACAGTTCAACGCCGGCCCCGCCGCCATGGAGGCGCTGGTGGCCGGCTCGTTGGATGTGTCCTACGTGGGCAGCGGCCCGGCCATCAACACGTTCCTCAAGGCCGGGCGCGAGCTGCGCATCATCTCCGGCGCGGTGAATGGCGGCGCGGTGCTGGTGGTGAAGAGCGCGAAGTCCGCCGAGGAGCTGAAGGGGAAGAAGCTGGCCACGCCGCAGTTGG contains these protein-coding regions:
- a CDS encoding ABC transporter permease, with translation MKRYVQKLGLFLLLLGTWELLTRVGVWSPHLFPGPLTVAESLVAMVADGRMAQATLRSLGRLGRAYFMSVAIGIPLGLLMARLAFFRNAVKPVVSGLQALPSICWLPLALLWFGLTDAAILFVVVMGSVLSIAIATEDSVNGVDPQLLRVASTLGVKGMRFQFGVVLPAALPGIVTGLKLGWSFAWRALLAGELLFVSGGLGQLLTVGRELMDVAQVMAVMVAIILIGMTVDRVLFQTVEGRLRRRWGLVDAL